The following coding sequences lie in one Verrucomicrobiota bacterium genomic window:
- a CDS encoding efflux RND transporter periplasmic adaptor subunit: MAMIQQGVGGKWRLKAAIILIALGGGVFLLRLTVFRAKPVPVTVYRVKSGRVEDSVVNSRAGTVQSRRRAGISPGIPGLVTEIKVQKGSRVKKGDVLVRLDDREQQAQAQLAARSLEAAKAVAEQARLEAELAQRLWNRTQSLARNDVVSETVREQDQTRSLTAQAASLAAQARILEAEAALEAARATLAKTVITAPFDGVVLDVTIEVGEWISPAPPGVFIPAVVDLIDPQALYLSAPIDEADVARLRVGLPVRVTLDAFRGQSFEGMLTYISSFVEARQEQNRTLRVEAELKETSFPANLLPGLSADLEVILDSREQVLRIPTYALLEGSRVLVVQNGGLEEKKVTTGLHNWSYTEITSGLAAGEAVVVSLDRTEVKAGARVIVAAEAEK, encoded by the coding sequence ATGGCAATGATTCAACAAGGCGTTGGCGGGAAGTGGCGGCTCAAAGCCGCAATCATCCTGATCGCGCTTGGAGGAGGCGTATTCCTGTTGCGCCTGACGGTCTTTCGGGCCAAGCCGGTACCCGTCACGGTCTATCGCGTGAAATCGGGCCGCGTGGAGGATTCGGTCGTGAATTCGCGCGCGGGCACCGTGCAGTCCCGCCGCCGCGCCGGGATCAGTCCGGGAATTCCTGGACTCGTCACCGAAATCAAAGTGCAGAAAGGCTCACGCGTCAAAAAGGGGGATGTCCTCGTGCGTCTGGATGATCGGGAACAGCAGGCGCAAGCGCAACTGGCTGCGCGTTCCCTGGAAGCCGCCAAAGCGGTCGCGGAACAGGCGCGCCTGGAGGCAGAACTGGCACAGCGGTTGTGGAACCGAACGCAGAGTCTGGCCCGGAATGACGTCGTTTCCGAAACGGTCCGCGAACAGGACCAAACTCGTTCCCTGACCGCTCAAGCCGCAAGCCTGGCGGCCCAGGCTCGAATTCTGGAAGCCGAAGCCGCGCTGGAAGCGGCCCGCGCGACCTTGGCCAAGACGGTCATCACGGCGCCGTTCGATGGCGTCGTGCTCGACGTGACGATTGAGGTGGGCGAGTGGATCAGTCCAGCGCCTCCGGGCGTGTTCATTCCGGCCGTGGTGGATTTGATCGATCCGCAAGCGCTTTACTTGAGCGCTCCGATTGACGAGGCCGACGTGGCGCGGCTGCGCGTGGGCTTGCCGGTTCGCGTGACGCTCGACGCTTTTCGCGGCCAATCATTCGAGGGGATGCTCACCTATATCTCCTCCTTCGTCGAAGCGCGCCAGGAACAAAACCGCACCTTGCGCGTCGAAGCCGAATTGAAAGAGACCTCCTTCCCGGCAAATCTGTTGCCGGGGCTTTCGGCCGATTTGGAAGTCATCCTCGATTCCCGCGAGCAGGTTTTGCGGATTCCCACCTACGCGCTGCTCGAAGGCAGCCGGGTTCTGGTCGTGCAAAACGGGGGATTGGAAGAAAAGAAAGTGACAACCGGCCTGCACAACTGGAGTTACACGGAAATCACCTCCGGGCTCGCCGCCGGCGAAGCCGTCGTGGTCTCCCTCGACCGGACCGAAGTGAAAGCCGGCGCGCGAGTCATCGTGGCCGCCGAGGCGGAGAAATGA
- a CDS encoding ABC transporter ATP-binding protein, with the protein MIHLQGIQRTYTVGGSPVHALKEVNLRIESGEYVSVMGPSGSGKSTLLHILGCLDRPTSGSYRFAEEETARLDENGLSRLRRDQIGFVFQFFHLVPRLTAQGNVELPMVFAGVEPEQRRQRSRQVLELVGLTARAGHRPDQLSGGEQQRVAIARAVVMNPALLLADEPTGNLDSGSGQEIIDLMENMNKQGLTLIVVTHDPKVGGRARRQIRLADGLVVTDEPAQR; encoded by the coding sequence ATGATCCATCTGCAAGGAATCCAGCGCACGTACACGGTCGGCGGAAGTCCGGTGCATGCTTTGAAGGAGGTCAACCTTCGGATCGAATCGGGCGAATACGTCTCTGTGATGGGACCGTCCGGGTCCGGGAAATCCACGCTGCTCCACATTCTGGGCTGCCTGGACCGGCCCACGTCGGGATCGTATCGCTTCGCGGAGGAAGAGACGGCCCGCCTGGACGAGAACGGGTTGTCGCGCCTGCGACGCGATCAGATTGGATTCGTGTTTCAATTCTTTCATCTCGTGCCGCGCTTGACCGCTCAGGGAAACGTCGAACTGCCGATGGTGTTCGCGGGAGTCGAGCCGGAGCAACGTCGCCAACGATCGCGGCAAGTTCTTGAATTGGTCGGGTTGACCGCCCGGGCCGGACATCGCCCGGATCAACTCTCCGGCGGCGAGCAGCAGCGGGTGGCGATTGCGCGGGCCGTGGTGATGAATCCGGCGTTGTTGCTCGCCGACGAACCTACCGGAAATCTCGACAGTGGTTCCGGACAGGAAATCATCGATTTGATGGAAAACATGAACAAGCAGGGACTCACGCTGATCGTCGTCACGCACGATCCAAAGGTCGGCGGCCGCGCCCGGCGCCAGATTCGACTGGCGGACGGACTGGTGGTGACGGATGAGCCCGCTCAGCGGTAG
- a CDS encoding FtsX-like permease family protein, which translates to MSLADVLQFAGGALRGHRLRAFLSLFGVAIGVASVILLTSLGEGARLYVTGEFASLGSNLLIIIPGKTETKGLAPLVSTAPHDLTQQDAEALLQRVPSIRRVAPLIVGTARASAAERGREVTVVGTTREMLEIRHLKMATGRFLPADLPQAAVCVLGAKVQRELFPNQNPLGQLVRIGDWRFRVIGVIAPRGVSIGMDLDEVVEIPVETGLKLFNRSGLFRILAEVGSYHDVPAAEKAVLQVLRERHGGQEDVTVLTQDTVLASFNLILRALTAALAGIAAISLAVAGLGIMNVMLVSVSERTREIGLLKAVGGTDAQILSVFLVESSILSTVGGALGLFAGLGGGRFLQHLYPDFPIHPPAWAVFAALAVSVLVGLLFGILPARNAARLNPIQALMRRKA; encoded by the coding sequence ATGAGCCTCGCCGACGTCCTCCAATTCGCTGGCGGCGCTTTGCGTGGCCATCGGCTGCGGGCCTTTCTGTCGCTGTTCGGTGTGGCCATTGGAGTGGCCTCCGTCATTTTGCTCACGAGCCTGGGGGAAGGAGCGCGGCTGTACGTCACGGGCGAGTTCGCTTCGCTCGGTTCGAATCTTCTCATCATCATTCCGGGAAAAACGGAGACGAAAGGTTTGGCCCCGCTCGTGAGCACGGCGCCGCATGATCTGACCCAGCAAGACGCGGAGGCCTTGCTTCAGCGCGTGCCCTCCATCCGGCGCGTGGCGCCCTTGATTGTTGGAACGGCCCGGGCCAGCGCGGCGGAACGTGGCCGCGAGGTGACCGTGGTCGGGACCACGCGGGAGATGCTGGAGATTCGCCATCTCAAAATGGCCACCGGCCGCTTTCTTCCGGCCGATCTGCCCCAGGCCGCGGTCTGTGTGCTGGGCGCGAAAGTTCAGCGCGAGCTCTTCCCCAATCAGAATCCGCTCGGCCAGTTGGTGCGAATTGGCGACTGGCGGTTTCGAGTCATCGGCGTGATTGCCCCACGCGGCGTTTCCATCGGGATGGATTTGGACGAGGTCGTGGAGATTCCGGTCGAGACGGGCCTGAAGTTGTTCAATCGAAGCGGACTGTTTCGGATCCTGGCCGAAGTGGGCTCGTACCACGATGTGCCGGCGGCGGAGAAGGCCGTCCTTCAGGTTTTGCGCGAGCGCCATGGCGGACAGGAAGACGTCACGGTGCTCACGCAAGACACGGTGCTCGCCTCCTTCAACCTGATTCTCCGGGCGCTGACCGCAGCTCTGGCCGGCATTGCGGCTATTTCGCTCGCCGTCGCGGGATTGGGAATCATGAACGTGATGCTGGTGTCGGTGTCGGAACGGACGCGGGAAATCGGCTTGCTCAAAGCCGTGGGCGGCACCGACGCGCAGATTCTTTCGGTGTTCCTGGTCGAATCTTCAATCCTTTCCACGGTGGGCGGCGCGTTGGGGCTGTTCGCGGGGTTGGGCGGCGGACGATTTCTTCAGCACCTTTACCCGGACTTTCCCATCCATCCGCCAGCGTGGGCCGTCTTCGCGGCATTGGCGGTGTCTGTGTTGGTGGGCCTGCTGTTTGGAATTCTGCCGGCGCGGAATGCGGCGCGGCTGAATCCGATTCAAGCCCTGATGCGGAGGAAAGCATGA
- a CDS encoding FtsX-like permease family protein: protein MNWRDLLSQAWQSIWFHRTRSLLTMLGILIGIASVILLTSIGEGTRVYVLSEFTQFGTTLAAINPGRIQTTGLSGAVGTTIHPLTLDDAEALRRIPGVDRVVPVVMGAAPVENAGRTRDVFVYGVTSSAPDAWRMRVRSGRFLPELDAERGAPLAVLGPKLKRELFGDQNCLGDHVRIAGERFLVIGVMEPMGQFLGFDIDDSAYIPVGQAQRLFNREHLQEIDITIASAPLIEPVVERAKRLLIERHNREEDFTITTQTGMLDSLDRIIRIVSLAVGGIGAISLLVGSIGILTMMWISVNERTSEIGLARAIGASSNQILWLFLSEAAMLSTLGGTLGLAFGMGTAQLLHWYVPALPVQTPMEYVLLALTISFLVGIASGLMPARRASALDPIVALAAE from the coding sequence ATGAATTGGCGCGATCTCTTGAGCCAGGCCTGGCAATCGATTTGGTTCCATCGCACGCGGTCGCTGCTGACGATGCTCGGAATCTTGATCGGGATCGCCTCGGTGATCCTGCTGACTTCAATTGGAGAAGGCACGCGGGTCTATGTGCTGTCCGAGTTCACTCAGTTCGGCACGACGCTCGCCGCGATCAATCCGGGAAGAATCCAGACCACGGGCCTTTCCGGCGCTGTGGGCACCACGATCCATCCCTTGACGCTGGACGACGCCGAAGCATTGCGCCGCATCCCGGGCGTGGACCGCGTCGTTCCCGTGGTCATGGGCGCCGCGCCGGTCGAAAACGCGGGCCGAACCCGCGATGTATTTGTCTATGGGGTTACGTCGAGCGCGCCGGACGCGTGGCGCATGCGCGTGCGGTCCGGACGGTTTCTGCCGGAACTGGACGCCGAACGCGGCGCACCGCTGGCCGTGCTCGGCCCGAAGTTGAAACGCGAATTGTTCGGCGATCAGAATTGCCTGGGCGATCACGTGCGCATTGCTGGCGAGCGCTTCCTGGTGATCGGTGTCATGGAACCGATGGGACAGTTTCTGGGATTTGACATCGACGACAGCGCGTACATTCCGGTGGGCCAGGCGCAACGCCTGTTCAATCGCGAACACCTGCAAGAAATTGACATCACCATCGCCAGCGCGCCGTTGATCGAACCCGTCGTGGAACGGGCGAAACGCCTGTTGATCGAGCGTCACAACCGCGAGGAAGACTTCACGATCACGACGCAAACCGGGATGTTGGACAGCCTGGACCGGATCATTCGCATCGTCAGCCTCGCCGTGGGCGGGATCGGCGCAATTTCTCTGCTGGTGGGATCGATCGGGATTCTGACCATGATGTGGATTTCCGTCAACGAGCGCACCTCGGAAATTGGATTGGCGCGCGCCATCGGCGCGTCTTCCAACCAGATCCTGTGGTTATTTCTGAGCGAAGCCGCGATGTTGTCCACGCTGGGAGGAACGCTCGGTTTGGCGTTCGGGATGGGCACCGCGCAGTTGCTGCACTGGTACGTTCCTGCGTTGCCCGTTCAGACGCCGATGGAGTATGTGTTGCTGGCGCTGACGATCAGCTTCCTGGTCGGAATCGCAAGTGGCCTGATGCCCGCCCGGCGAGCTTCGGCGCTGGATCCCATCGTCGCGCTGGCAGCCGAGTAG